The following are from one region of the Carnobacterium gallinarum DSM 4847 genome:
- the argF gene encoding ornithine carbamoyltransferase: MNESVFQGRSLLAIKDFTQDEVNYLIDFSAHLKDLKKRGVPHHYLEGKNIALLFEKTSTRTRAAFTTAAIDLGAHPEYLGKNDIQLGKKESVEDTAKVLGSMFDGIEFRGFSQKVVEELAEFSGVPVWNGLTDEWHPTQMIADFLTVKENFGHLEGITLVYVGDGRNNMANSLLVAGAILGVNIRICTPKSLYTDPEIVALAESFAKESGSKLVISDDVAATVVGADVLYTDVWVSMGEEDKFAERVELLQPYQINMDMVKQTGNENMIVLHCLPAFHDATTEYGAAISEKFGISEMEITDEVFRSSYARQFQQAENRMHSIKAIMAATLGNLFIPKA; this comes from the coding sequence ATGAATGAATCAGTATTTCAAGGACGTAGCTTATTAGCAATTAAGGATTTTACGCAAGATGAGGTTAACTATCTAATTGATTTTTCGGCTCATTTAAAAGATTTGAAAAAAAGAGGAGTTCCTCACCATTATTTAGAAGGAAAAAATATTGCACTATTATTTGAAAAAACATCAACTCGGACTCGTGCAGCCTTCACAACAGCAGCGATTGACTTAGGCGCACATCCAGAATATTTAGGGAAAAATGATATTCAATTAGGCAAAAAAGAATCAGTTGAAGATACAGCAAAAGTCTTGGGAAGTATGTTTGATGGGATTGAATTTCGTGGATTTAGCCAAAAAGTAGTGGAGGAGTTAGCTGAATTTTCGGGCGTTCCAGTTTGGAATGGTCTAACAGATGAATGGCATCCAACGCAAATGATTGCCGACTTTTTAACCGTGAAAGAAAATTTTGGACATTTGGAAGGTATTACATTAGTTTATGTCGGAGATGGTCGGAATAACATGGCCAACAGCCTATTAGTAGCAGGAGCAATTTTAGGGGTGAATATTCGGATTTGTACGCCAAAATCATTGTATACAGACCCTGAGATTGTGGCATTAGCAGAAAGTTTTGCTAAAGAATCAGGCAGTAAGTTAGTGATCTCAGATGATGTAGCGGCAACAGTTGTTGGTGCAGACGTACTTTATACCGATGTTTGGGTTTCAATGGGAGAAGAAGATAAATTTGCTGAACGGGTAGAATTACTACAACCTTATCAAATAAACATGGATATGGTGAAGCAGACAGGAAATGAAAATATGATTGTTTTACACTGCTTACCTGCTTTTCATGATGCAACAACTGAGTATGGTGCAGCAATTTCTGAAAAATTTGGCATTTCTGAAATGGAAATTACCGATGAAGTTTTCCGTAGTTCGTATGCGCGTCAATTCCAACAAGCAGAAAATCGGATGCATTCAATCAAGGCTATTATGGCAGCAACATTGGGGAATCTTTTTATTCCAAAGGCATAG
- the arcD gene encoding arginine-ornithine antiporter, protein MGKEKQAKKLGIIPLSALVVGAIVGGGVFNLMSDMAREASLGAIIIGWLIAGFGMAMLAFSFQNLIEKRPDLDAGIYSYAKEGFGNYMGFNAAWGYWISALLGNVAYATLVFSSMGYFFKVFGNGQNLASVIAASILLWLVHYLILQGVESASFINTIITAAKLIPLAIFFVAMIVAFKIGIFTTDFWGTLSGNFEFGEVMNQVKGTMLVTVWVFIGIEGAVVFSGRAAKKSDVGKATILGLVTVIAIYLLTTVLSLGVMTRPELAELKQPAMAYLLESVVGKWGAILINIGVVISVLGAWLSWTMFAAELPYQAAKTGAFPKRFAKENRNGAPINSLIFTNTLIQLFIFTFLISDRAYNFAFSLASSAILIPYAFTAFYQFKVSIKEKKDQPHRLRNLIIGILASIYAIWLVYAGGKNFFLLTMLLYAPGIIIYAWVQKENGKKLFTKGEWICAGIIVVLFIVCIVQIMNGSIQVG, encoded by the coding sequence ATGGGAAAAGAAAAGCAAGCAAAGAAATTAGGCATTATTCCATTGAGTGCGTTAGTTGTAGGAGCAATTGTTGGCGGTGGCGTTTTTAATTTAATGTCAGATATGGCAAGAGAAGCTTCCCTTGGAGCAATTATTATTGGCTGGCTAATTGCCGGATTTGGAATGGCGATGTTAGCTTTTAGCTTTCAAAATTTAATTGAGAAACGACCTGATTTAGATGCGGGGATTTATAGCTATGCTAAAGAAGGTTTTGGAAATTATATGGGGTTTAATGCGGCTTGGGGATATTGGATTTCAGCTTTACTGGGAAATGTCGCCTATGCAACATTAGTCTTTAGTTCAATGGGTTATTTTTTTAAGGTATTTGGAAATGGACAGAATCTAGCTTCGGTAATAGCAGCATCTATTCTGCTTTGGCTCGTTCATTATTTAATTTTGCAAGGGGTGGAATCAGCATCCTTTATTAACACGATTATCACTGCTGCTAAATTAATTCCGTTAGCGATTTTCTTTGTTGCTATGATTGTTGCCTTTAAAATTGGGATTTTTACTACTGATTTTTGGGGGACACTTTCAGGTAACTTTGAATTTGGCGAAGTGATGAATCAAGTTAAAGGAACAATGCTGGTAACCGTGTGGGTTTTTATTGGGATAGAAGGAGCTGTAGTCTTTTCTGGTCGAGCAGCAAAAAAATCTGATGTAGGAAAAGCGACGATATTAGGTTTAGTAACGGTAATTGCTATTTATTTATTAACAACGGTGTTGTCCTTAGGAGTCATGACTCGTCCTGAGTTAGCAGAGTTAAAACAACCGGCAATGGCTTATTTATTAGAAAGTGTTGTAGGCAAGTGGGGAGCAATCTTAATCAATATTGGTGTTGTGATTTCTGTTTTAGGAGCATGGCTATCTTGGACAATGTTTGCTGCAGAGCTACCGTATCAAGCAGCCAAAACAGGAGCTTTTCCGAAACGTTTTGCTAAAGAAAATCGCAATGGAGCGCCAATTAATTCATTGATTTTTACAAATACATTGATTCAACTGTTTATCTTTACTTTTTTAATTAGCGATCGTGCCTATAACTTTGCTTTTTCATTAGCATCTTCGGCTATTTTAATTCCTTATGCTTTTACAGCATTTTACCAATTTAAAGTTTCAATCAAAGAAAAAAAGGATCAGCCTCATCGTCTGCGTAATTTAATTATTGGGATTTTAGCTAGTATTTATGCTATTTGGTTAGTGTATGCAGGTGGAAAGAACTTTTTCTTATTAACAATGTTACTTTATGCTCCAGGAATTATTATTTACGCATGGGTACAAAAGGAAAATGGTAAAAAGTTATTTACAAAAGGTGAATGGATTTGTGCAGGAATAATTGTAGTGTTATTTATTGTCTGTATTGTTCAAATTATGAATGGAAGTATTCAGGTTGGATAA